In one Thermococcus sp. 2319x1 genomic region, the following are encoded:
- a CDS encoding replication factor C large subunit: MLLWVEKYRPRRLAEIVNQEKALEKVKAWIESWLHGTPKKKALLLAGPPGSGKTTTVYALANEYRFEVIELNASDDRTFGKIERYLNAAYTMDVFGRRRKLIFLDEADNIEPSGAKEIAKLIDKARNPIIMSANRYWEVPLEIRNKAEIVEYNRLGQRDILKALFRIVKAEGIFVPKEVLEEIAKRARGDLRAAINDLQNLVSGGVEDAELVLAYRDVEKSIFEALGMIFATDNAKRAKMALMNLDNTPDEVLLWIEENIPYVYYKPEDIARAYEAISRADIYLGRATRTGNYGLWKYAMDMMTAGVAVSGVKKKGFLRFYPPKTLRILKDTQEERSIRDSIVKKIMKEMHMSKLEAIETMQVFKAIFINNPDIAAHIAVFLDLGDKEIEFLAEDKEKAAKIKGKMLAIHRKLRETKTELEVRIETIEAETIEEEETSEEEPEEEVKEAEEIEEEKVVEEKPEEKKEKKGKQATLFDFLKK, encoded by the coding sequence ATGCTGCTATGGGTTGAAAAGTATAGGCCAAGAAGGCTTGCGGAGATAGTGAATCAAGAGAAAGCGTTGGAGAAGGTTAAAGCATGGATTGAAAGCTGGCTACATGGAACTCCCAAGAAAAAAGCTCTCCTCCTTGCCGGTCCCCCTGGTAGCGGGAAGACTACCACGGTTTATGCTCTGGCTAACGAGTATAGGTTTGAGGTAATTGAGCTCAACGCAAGCGACGACAGAACTTTTGGTAAAATAGAGCGCTACCTCAATGCGGCCTATACAATGGATGTCTTTGGAAGGAGGAGAAAGCTGATCTTCCTTGATGAAGCCGATAACATAGAGCCTTCAGGAGCAAAAGAGATAGCGAAGCTCATAGACAAGGCGAGGAATCCCATAATAATGTCCGCCAACAGATACTGGGAGGTGCCATTGGAGATAAGAAACAAAGCAGAAATAGTGGAGTACAATCGTTTAGGCCAGAGGGACATTTTAAAGGCTCTCTTCAGGATTGTAAAAGCAGAGGGTATTTTTGTTCCTAAAGAAGTCCTGGAGGAGATTGCAAAAAGAGCCAGGGGGGACTTGAGGGCAGCAATAAATGACCTTCAAAATCTCGTAAGCGGCGGCGTTGAAGATGCCGAGCTTGTTCTGGCATATAGGGATGTTGAGAAGTCGATTTTTGAAGCTCTGGGCATGATATTTGCCACAGATAATGCAAAAAGGGCAAAGATGGCCCTCATGAACCTTGACAATACCCCAGACGAAGTTCTTCTCTGGATTGAAGAAAACATCCCCTATGTGTATTACAAACCAGAGGACATTGCGAGGGCATATGAGGCAATAAGCAGAGCCGATATATACCTTGGAAGGGCAACGAGAACAGGGAACTACGGCTTGTGGAAGTATGCAATGGACATGATGACCGCCGGAGTCGCTGTTTCAGGGGTAAAGAAAAAAGGCTTCTTACGCTTTTATCCACCAAAAACTCTTAGAATTCTCAAGGATACCCAGGAGGAGCGGTCTATCAGGGACTCCATAGTGAAAAAGATAATGAAGGAAATGCACATGAGCAAACTTGAGGCAATTGAAACAATGCAGGTATTCAAAGCCATATTCATTAACAATCCAGACATTGCAGCTCATATAGCGGTTTTTCTTGACTTGGGGGATAAGGAGATTGAGTTCCTTGCTGAAGATAAAGAGAAGGCGGCAAAGATCAAAGGGAAGATGCTGGCCATTCATAGAAAGTTGAGGGAAACGAAAACGGAGCTTGAAGTGAGAATTGAAACAATTGAAGCCGAGACTATAGAGGAAGAAGAGACCAGTGAAGAAGAGCCAGAGGAAGAAGTTAAAGAGGCTGAAGAAATAGAGGAAGAAAAAGTAGTTGAGGAAAAACCCGAGGAAAAGAAAGAGAAAAAAGGCAAACAGGCGACTCTCTTTGATTTCCTGAAGAAGTAA
- a CDS encoding class I SAM-dependent methyltransferase family protein, whose translation MPAVRVKKSEAEEAKRILKRGGIYDGKRRPRREKENILFPIKDPEKAKNLGFEVVDIELPFRPERQIYKNLESILRDKFTKEELNFLRRYDIIGDMAIIQIPPEIERREKEIVEALLKVHPFLKVIAKKGFHKSVFRIGEYSIIWGEKRLTTVHKENGVKIKVDLSKVFFNPRMKGERYRLAQLVKDGERVLLMFAGILPYALVIARYKNAKITAVELNENAVKLGIENIQLNRDKLKGSIGIIQGDVFDVVPKLGTFDRVISPTPKGVDALRLALEKAEKWVHYYDFVHEDKIEDFKERIISQCRELGKECRIRIKKVSDYKPHVLKVCADIELL comes from the coding sequence ATGCCAGCGGTAAGAGTAAAGAAGAGTGAGGCAGAAGAGGCAAAGAGAATCCTTAAGCGGGGGGGAATTTACGATGGAAAGAGAAGACCAAGAAGAGAGAAAGAAAACATTCTCTTTCCTATAAAAGACCCAGAGAAAGCCAAAAATCTTGGATTTGAGGTTGTGGATATTGAGCTTCCTTTCAGACCAGAGAGACAGATTTACAAAAACCTTGAGAGCATTTTAAGGGACAAGTTTACGAAAGAGGAGCTAAACTTCCTCAGGCGTTATGATATTATAGGGGACATGGCGATAATTCAAATCCCACCGGAAATAGAGCGCAGGGAAAAGGAGATAGTTGAGGCTCTACTCAAAGTGCATCCGTTTCTAAAGGTGATAGCGAAGAAAGGGTTCCACAAAAGTGTCTTCAGGATAGGGGAATACTCAATAATATGGGGGGAAAAGAGGCTCACAACAGTGCACAAAGAGAACGGTGTAAAAATTAAAGTTGACCTAAGCAAAGTCTTCTTCAACCCCAGAATGAAGGGAGAGAGGTACAGGCTGGCTCAGCTCGTAAAAGATGGGGAGAGAGTTCTCTTGATGTTTGCCGGAATTCTACCCTATGCCCTCGTGATTGCAAGATACAAAAACGCTAAAATAACGGCCGTAGAGTTAAACGAAAATGCCGTAAAGCTCGGCATTGAAAACATTCAGTTAAACAGGGATAAACTCAAGGGTAGCATAGGGATCATACAGGGGGATGTGTTTGATGTTGTCCCAAAGCTTGGGACTTTTGATAGGGTTATAAGCCCAACCCCAAAAGGTGTTGATGCTCTCCGCTTGGCACTTGAAAAAGCCGAAAAGTGGGTTCATTACTATGATTTTGTTCACGAGGACAAAATAGAGGACTTTAAAGAAAGAATCATCTCCCAGTGCAGAGAGCTCGGAAAGGAATGTAGGATAAGGATAAAGAAAGTCTCTGATTATAAACCTCATGTCCTTAAGGTCTGTGCCGATATCGAACTTCTTTGA
- the moaA gene encoding GTP 3',8-cyclase MoaA, with translation MVLVDRFGRPVTNLRISLTNECNLNCFYCHREGQTLSFQEMKPEEIERIVRIASQLGIKKVKLTGGEPTVRKDIVEIVRRIRPYVEDLSMTTNGTTMKLLAEPLKEAGLDRVNISLDTLDREKYKAITGFDVLPQVLEGIEKAVKLFYPVKLNMVVMKGLNDGEIWDMINYAAQKNAILQLIEIEVPREMESSWFFKKYFYPLKPLEEKFEEIAVEVKERQMHRRKKYFIPTDYGIAEVEVVRSMHNTIFCANCTRIRLTSTGHLKTCLLRRDDLVDILTPIRNNASDEELIEIFKKAILMREPYWR, from the coding sequence ATGGTTTTAGTGGATCGCTTTGGAAGACCGGTGACAAATCTGAGAATTTCTCTCACGAATGAGTGCAACTTAAACTGCTTTTACTGCCATAGAGAGGGACAAACCCTCAGCTTCCAAGAAATGAAACCAGAAGAAATAGAAAGGATAGTCAGAATAGCATCCCAGCTCGGTATAAAAAAGGTCAAGCTAACCGGAGGGGAACCGACTGTTAGAAAAGACATCGTTGAGATAGTGAGGAGAATACGGCCCTATGTTGAAGACCTCTCCATGACCACCAACGGAACAACGATGAAGTTACTGGCAGAGCCACTAAAAGAAGCTGGACTTGATAGAGTGAACATAAGTCTTGATACTCTTGACAGGGAAAAATATAAAGCTATTACAGGATTTGATGTTTTACCTCAGGTTCTTGAAGGAATCGAGAAAGCAGTCAAGCTCTTCTATCCGGTTAAGCTCAACATGGTTGTCATGAAAGGTCTCAACGATGGGGAGATATGGGATATGATAAACTATGCCGCTCAGAAAAACGCCATTCTTCAGCTGATTGAAATTGAAGTCCCAAGGGAGATGGAAAGCTCATGGTTTTTCAAAAAGTACTTTTATCCGCTAAAACCTCTGGAAGAGAAATTTGAGGAGATAGCAGTAGAGGTAAAGGAAAGACAAATGCACAGAAGAAAGAAATACTTTATTCCCACAGACTACGGCATCGCCGAAGTTGAAGTCGTCAGGTCAATGCACAACACAATATTCTGCGCAAACTGCACTAGGATAAGGCTCACTTCAACGGGCCATCTAAAGACCTGCCTCCTGAGAAGGGATGACCTCGTAGATATCCTAACTCCAATAAGGAACAACGCCTCCGATGAGGAACTTATTGAAATTTTTAAAAAGGCTATTCTCATGCGGGAGCCCTATTGGAGGTAA
- a CDS encoding DUF835 domain-containing protein, with product MYMNILGVLAGTILVVMGIALSLRALYYYKNIQEPGKNLAKKFLISASLFVAGSLGVVVDSLSEAKLWLVSAIFYTLSYIILVSSVVYYLSALSPTEIKPRKYPRKISLSPITGAYAFKKPVSPHGLAFLSRHSNGVLVVSRTQKELWVKKYRLEPDKFIWLSRLESNEAADPTKLHVIQDAILRFLKERGGKAVVYFEGIEYLILYNNFSSVAKFLFSLKDYVISNESMLILYLPPNVLDKTQETILLKEFQEKREEELIKEIS from the coding sequence ATGTATATGAATATCCTCGGAGTCCTAGCAGGTACAATCCTTGTGGTGATGGGAATAGCCCTCAGCCTAAGAGCCCTCTATTACTACAAAAACATCCAGGAACCCGGAAAAAACCTAGCCAAGAAATTTCTAATTTCCGCCTCCCTTTTTGTTGCAGGCTCACTTGGAGTTGTGGTCGATTCTTTAAGTGAAGCCAAGCTATGGTTGGTATCGGCGATTTTCTACACCCTCTCTTACATAATTCTGGTATCATCCGTTGTTTATTACCTCAGTGCTCTAAGCCCCACAGAAATAAAACCAAGAAAATACCCCAGAAAGATATCACTTTCACCAATAACCGGGGCATATGCGTTTAAAAAACCTGTAAGCCCGCATGGATTAGCTTTCCTATCAAGGCATTCAAATGGGGTGCTCGTTGTTAGCAGGACTCAAAAGGAGCTATGGGTGAAAAAGTACCGGCTGGAGCCGGATAAGTTTATATGGCTAAGCAGGCTGGAGAGTAATGAAGCAGCGGATCCCACAAAGCTCCACGTGATTCAGGATGCTATTTTAAGATTTTTAAAGGAAAGAGGAGGAAAAGCAGTTGTGTATTTTGAGGGGATTGAATATCTAATACTCTACAACAACTTTTCTTCAGTTGCAAAGTTTTTGTTCTCATTAAAGGACTACGTAATCTCCAACGAGTCAATGCTAATCTTATATTTGCCTCCAAACGTCTTAGACAAAACTCAAGAGACAATACTCTTGAAAGAGTTTCAGGAAAAGAGGGAAGAGGAGCTCATTAAGGAGATTTCCTAA